In one window of Helianthus annuus cultivar XRQ/B chromosome 17, HanXRQr2.0-SUNRISE, whole genome shotgun sequence DNA:
- the LOC110926372 gene encoding delta(8)-fatty-acid desaturase-like: protein MVSENPTIVSPSLSVLEELNSMGDGKKYITSEELKKHNNPSDLWISIQGKVYNVTEWAKEHPGGDIPLLNLAGQDVTDAFIAFHPGTAWKHLDKLFTGYHLKDYQVSEVSREYRKLASEFAKAGMFEKKGHGVIYSLCFVSLLLSACVYGVLYSESFWIHMLSAALLGLAWMQIAYLGHDAGHYQMMATRGWNKFAGIFIGNCITGISIAWWKWTHNAHHIACNSLDYDPDLQHLPMLAVSSKLFNSLTSVFYGRQLTFDPLAQFFVSYQHYTYYPIMCVARVNLYLQTILLLLSKRKIPDRGLNIIGTLIFWTWFPLLVSCLPNWPERVAFVLVSFCVTGIQHVQFTLNHFAANVYVGPPKGNDWFEKQTNGTIDIACSSYMDWFFGGLQFQLEHHLFPRLPRCHLRSISPIVRELCKKHNLPYISISFYDANVMTLKTLRTAALQARDITNPAPQNLVWEAFNTHG from the exons ATGGTGTCTGAAAATCCGACGATCGTTTCTCCTTCCCTTTCCGTCCTCGAAG AGTTAAATTCAATGGGTGATGGAAAGAAGTACATAACATCAGAAGAGTTGAAAAAACACAACAATCCTAGTGATCTTTGGATCTCAATACAGGGTAAAGTTTACAACGTTACAGAATGGGCTAAAGAGCACCCGGGAGGTGATATCCCGTTACTAAATCTAGCGGGCCAGGATGTAACCGATGCATTTATCGCGTTTCACCCTGGTACTGCATGGAAACACCTTGACAAACTCTTCACCGGGTATCACTTAAAAGATTACCAAGTTTCAGAAGTTTCTAGAGAATACCGGAAGCTCGCTTCCGAGTTTGCAAAAGCCGGTATGTTTGAGAAGAAAGGTCACGGTGTGATCTACTCGCTTTGTTTTGTGTCGTTATTGCTTTCCGCGTGCGTGTATGGTGTATTATACTCCGAAAGCTTTTGGATTCATATGCTTTCGGCGGCATTACTGGGATTAGCATGGATGCAAATCGCGTATTTGGGTCACGACGCGGGTCATTACCAAATGATGGCGACCCGCGGGTGGAACAAATTCGCGGGAATCTTTATTGGGAATTGTATAACCGGTATCAGCATCGCGTGGTGGAAGTGGACGCATAATGCACATCACATTGCTTGCAACAGTCTCGATTATGACCCCGATCTTCAACATTTACCGATGTTAGCTGTCTCTTCGAAGCTTTTCAACTCGTTGACCTCGGTTTTCTATGGGAGACAGTTGACTTTCGACCCGTTAGCCCAATTCTTCGTGAGCTACCAACACTACACGTATTACCCGATCATGTGCGTGGcccgtgtcaacctttacttacAAACAATATTGCTACTACTTTCAAAACGAAAGATCCCCGACCGCGGTTTAAACATAATCGGAACCCTGATCTTCTGGACGTGGTTTCCGTTACTCGTGTCCTGCTTACCCAACTGGCCCGAACGGGTCGCGTTTGTGCTGGTTAGCTTTTGTGTTACGGGTATCCAACATGTTCAATTCACCTTAAACCATTTTGCCGCCAATGTATACGTGGGCCCACCAAAGGGGAACGATTGGTTCGAGAAACAAACAAATGGGACCATCGACATTGCGTGTTCTTCATACATGGATTGGTTTTTCGGCGGTTTACAGTTTCAACTCGAGCACCATTTGTTTCCTAGGTTGCCGCGGTGTCACTTGAGGTCCATATCTCCCATTGTTAGGGAACTTTGCAAGAAACATAACTTACCTTATATAAGTATTTCATTTTACGATGCTAATGTGATGACACTCAAGACACTTAGGACGGCGGCACTACAGGCACGAGACATTACGAACCCGGCCCCACAGAATCTGGTTTGGGAAGCTTTTAACACTCATGGTTGA